Proteins from a genomic interval of Nostoc sp. TCL240-02:
- a CDS encoding LD-carboxypeptidase, with translation MNIKRREFITTCGLATLATQIPAFTAAGKPSPNIIRKPSHLQVGDTVGLIAPAGIVDTKDIEAAQQSLSQLGLKVKLGKHILDRYGYLAGKDIDRAHDVNLMFSDRTIKAIIAMRGGWGCNRILPLLNYSLIRSHPKIIIGYSDITTLLLAINARSQMITFHGPVATSTWNQFTVDYFKRILFNGEAVTMQNLNPSEVRVETIAPGKARGKLVGGNLSVLSAMVGSPYLPSWNKSILFVEEIGEDVYRIDRMLTQLKTAGILNQIAGFIFGQCTKCKLGDEPSFTLMQVLQDRILPLGIPAWYGSMIGHIKDKFTLPIGLEVEIDAELGTIRMLESAVSLV, from the coding sequence ATGAATATCAAACGTCGGGAATTTATTACAACCTGTGGACTAGCTACCTTAGCCACCCAGATACCAGCATTTACTGCTGCAGGTAAGCCATCTCCAAACATCATCCGCAAGCCGTCACACCTACAAGTGGGTGATACTGTAGGATTAATCGCCCCTGCGGGTATTGTAGACACTAAAGATATCGAAGCAGCACAGCAATCACTTTCCCAATTAGGGTTAAAAGTCAAGTTGGGGAAGCATATTCTAGACCGTTACGGCTATTTAGCGGGTAAAGATATCGATCGCGCCCACGATGTAAACTTGATGTTTAGCGATCGCACCATCAAAGCAATTATTGCCATGCGTGGTGGTTGGGGTTGCAATCGCATTTTACCCCTACTAAATTACTCGCTGATCCGCTCACATCCGAAAATTATCATTGGTTACAGCGATATTACTACCCTGTTGTTGGCAATTAATGCCCGTAGTCAAATGATTACTTTTCACGGGCCAGTTGCTACGTCTACTTGGAATCAATTTACAGTCGATTACTTCAAGCGCATACTATTTAATGGTGAAGCTGTGACTATGCAAAATCTCAACCCTAGCGAAGTGCGGGTGGAGACAATAGCACCAGGAAAGGCGAGAGGTAAACTTGTAGGTGGAAACTTATCAGTGCTATCAGCAATGGTAGGTTCACCTTACCTACCTTCTTGGAACAAAAGCATTCTGTTTGTGGAAGAAATTGGCGAGGATGTTTACCGGATAGATAGAATGCTGACGCAGTTAAAAACTGCTGGCATACTTAATCAAATTGCTGGCTTTATCTTTGGGCAATGCACTAAATGTAAACTTGGAGATGAACCATCATTTACATTAATGCAAGTATTGCAAGATCGCATACTTCCTTTAGGGATTCCTGCTTGGTATGGTTCAATGATTGGTCATATTAAAGATAAATTTACCTTGCCAATCGGTTTAGAAGTAGAAATAGATGCTGAACTTGGGACAATACGAATGTTAGAGTCGGCTGTCAGTCTGGTTTAA